A portion of the Candidatus Polarisedimenticolaceae bacterium genome contains these proteins:
- a CDS encoding shikimate kinase, translating to MTQRSDLPPSIRIDGEGLLHALAARIRAVRESRGFTRADLAQRSGVSMRFLARVESGDGNLSVLRLAEIAAALGVAPDELLRPNPGHGPVVALVGMRGAGKSTVGPLLARRLGAPFVEMETLIREASGVPVDQVFELHGEAYYRRLEREILGRILAEGRATVLAAAGGVVNEPATWETLLARATVVWLKARPEDHWNRVVAQGDRRPMADNPDALAQLRAMLAARERLYAEAHHAVDTTGRTPAEVADAIRAAVEAR from the coding sequence ATGACGCAACGGTCCGATCTTCCTCCCTCGATCCGGATCGACGGCGAGGGACTCCTCCACGCGCTCGCCGCGAGGATACGCGCCGTCCGCGAGTCCCGGGGCTTCACGCGCGCCGACCTCGCGCAGCGCTCCGGGGTCTCGATGCGTTTTCTCGCGAGGGTCGAATCCGGGGACGGGAACCTCTCGGTGCTCCGGCTCGCCGAGATCGCCGCGGCGCTGGGAGTCGCTCCCGACGAGCTGCTCCGCCCGAACCCGGGCCACGGACCGGTCGTCGCCCTCGTCGGGATGCGCGGCGCGGGAAAGAGCACGGTCGGACCGTTGCTCGCGCGGCGGCTCGGCGCCCCGTTCGTCGAGATGGAGACCCTGATCCGGGAAGCTTCCGGCGTCCCCGTCGACCAAGTGTTCGAGCTCCACGGCGAGGCGTACTATCGTCGTCTCGAGCGGGAGATCCTCGGCCGCATCCTCGCCGAGGGGCGGGCGACGGTTCTCGCCGCGGCCGGAGGAGTCGTGAACGAACCGGCGACGTGGGAGACCCTGCTCGCGCGCGCCACCGTCGTCTGGCTCAAGGCGCGCCCCGAAGACCACTGGAACCGCGTCGTCGCGCAGGGGGATCGCCGCCCGATGGCGGACAACCCCGACGCCCTGGCGCAGCTTCGCGCGATGCTCGCCGCGCGCGAGCGGCTCTACGCCGAAGCGCATCACGCCGTCGACACGACCGGCCGCACGCCCGCCGAGGTCGCCGACGCGATCCGCGCGGCCGTGGAGGCGCGATGA
- the amrB gene encoding AmmeMemoRadiSam system protein B: MTAPRAARVGPAVAGRWYPAGAQALADAVDALLDGAADAPLVPAVIAPHAGYAYSGATAAAAFRRYVGAGIRRWILLGPSHYHGFRGARLPDAAACSTPLGDVPIDLEAVGALAEDPRFALDNRVFEREHSLESELPFLQRALGDPEGFAIVPVLVGSLSSAADLDAVAHALRPLADSGAGIVVSSDFTHYGDAFGYVPFLDDVEAGLRDLDLGAARFIVNGDAPGFRDYCDRTGATICGRDAIEVALDLGLGRGAVAAYTTSGALTGDWDHTVSYAAIALERART; encoded by the coding sequence ATGACCGCCCCGCGCGCCGCGAGGGTCGGGCCCGCCGTGGCGGGCCGCTGGTACCCGGCGGGAGCGCAGGCCCTCGCCGACGCGGTCGACGCCCTGCTCGACGGCGCGGCGGACGCACCGCTCGTGCCCGCGGTGATCGCCCCTCACGCGGGATACGCCTACTCGGGAGCGACCGCCGCCGCGGCGTTCCGCCGATACGTCGGCGCCGGGATCCGTCGCTGGATCCTCCTCGGCCCGAGCCACTATCACGGCTTCCGAGGGGCGCGCCTTCCGGACGCCGCCGCTTGCTCGACGCCCCTGGGCGACGTCCCGATCGACCTGGAGGCGGTCGGCGCCCTCGCCGAGGACCCTCGCTTCGCCCTCGACAACCGCGTCTTCGAGCGTGAGCACAGTCTCGAGAGCGAGCTCCCGTTCCTCCAGCGCGCACTCGGCGACCCCGAAGGGTTCGCGATCGTCCCGGTGCTCGTGGGATCGCTTTCCTCCGCGGCGGATCTCGACGCCGTGGCGCACGCGCTGCGCCCGCTCGCGGACTCCGGCGCGGGAATCGTGGTCTCGTCGGACTTCACGCACTACGGCGACGCCTTCGGGTACGTCCCGTTCCTCGACGACGTCGAGGCGGGACTTCGCGACCTCGACCTGGGGGCGGCCCGGTTCATCGTGAACGGCGACGCCCCCGGCTTCCGCGACTACTGCGATCGCACGGGCGCGACGATCTGCGGCCGCGACGCGATCGAGGTCGCCCTCGATCTCGGCCTCGGCCGCGGCGCCGTCGCCGCCTACACGACCTCCGGCGCCCTGACCGGCGACTGGGACCACACGGTCTCCTACGCGGCGATCGCGCTCGAACGGGCGCGGACGTGA
- the amrA gene encoding AmmeMemoRadiSam system protein A: MTATLDAAEREALLALARAAIEQELFGGDVLERARRALPPSPALDAARGAFVTLKTSELRGCIGHLESDRPLRETVERCAVASAFEDPRFDPLSPAEWPRTKVSISALTIPRPVEGPAGIEIGRHGVVLEARSRRAVFLPQVAPEQGWDVPTLLSHLARKAGLPGDAWRDGRLLVFEAEVFGAE; this comes from the coding sequence GTGACCGCGACCCTCGACGCTGCGGAGCGCGAGGCCCTGCTGGCGCTCGCGCGGGCCGCGATCGAACAGGAGTTGTTCGGCGGCGACGTCCTCGAGCGGGCGCGCCGCGCCCTTCCCCCCTCCCCGGCGCTCGACGCGGCGCGGGGGGCGTTCGTCACCCTCAAGACCTCCGAACTGCGGGGGTGCATCGGCCACCTGGAGAGCGACCGCCCCCTCCGCGAGACGGTCGAGCGGTGCGCCGTCGCCTCCGCGTTCGAGGATCCGCGCTTCGACCCGCTCTCCCCGGCCGAATGGCCCCGCACCAAGGTGTCGATCTCGGCGTTGACGATCCCCCGTCCGGTCGAGGGCCCGGCGGGGATCGAGATCGGCCGTCACGGCGTCGTCCTCGAAGCGAGGTCGCGGCGGGCGGTGTTCCTTCCGCAGGTCGCCCCCGAGCAGGGGTGGGACGTCCCGACGCTCCTCTCGCACCTGGCGCGCAAGGCGGGCCTTCCCGGCGACGCCTGGCGCGACGGCCGGCTGCTGGTCTTCGAGGCGGAGGTCTTCGGGGCCGAGTGA
- the cyoE gene encoding heme o synthase, whose protein sequence is MSQALTLPEEGLVAVLRDAVELAKPRITGMVVFTTAMGLWAAPTSISVARTVALLVGTTMLVSSANVFNSWMERDVDGRMLRTKERPLPAGRFDPWTAFALAVFLGVFAVPILAVAVNPLTALLGAIAHAIYVLVYTPLKRVTPWALEIGAIPGAVPPLMGWAAATGGLEAGGFMLFGILFFWQLPHFIAIAIYLREDYARGGLRVLSVVRGETSARRRLLAWTVALVAWSFVALPIGAAGLPYAVVAALVGAGFLVIAVDGVIRAVGGAWARRAMLYSLVYLVAVAAALVLDAR, encoded by the coding sequence ATGTCGCAGGCCTTGACCCTCCCCGAAGAGGGCCTCGTCGCGGTCCTCAGGGACGCCGTCGAGCTCGCCAAGCCCCGGATCACCGGGATGGTCGTCTTCACGACCGCGATGGGTCTGTGGGCCGCGCCGACCTCGATCTCCGTGGCCCGCACGGTGGCGCTGCTGGTCGGGACGACGATGCTCGTCTCCTCCGCGAACGTCTTCAACAGCTGGATGGAACGCGACGTCGACGGTCGGATGCTCCGTACGAAGGAGCGGCCGCTGCCGGCGGGGCGGTTCGACCCATGGACGGCCTTCGCCCTGGCCGTGTTCCTGGGCGTCTTCGCGGTCCCGATCCTCGCGGTCGCGGTGAATCCCCTCACCGCCCTTCTCGGCGCGATCGCGCACGCGATCTACGTGCTCGTCTACACGCCGCTCAAGCGGGTGACCCCCTGGGCCCTCGAGATCGGCGCGATCCCGGGCGCCGTCCCGCCGCTGATGGGCTGGGCCGCCGCGACGGGCGGCCTCGAGGCGGGCGGCTTCATGCTCTTCGGCATCCTGTTCTTCTGGCAGCTCCCCCATTTCATCGCGATCGCGATCTACCTCCGCGAGGACTACGCCCGCGGGGGCCTGCGCGTCCTCTCCGTCGTCCGCGGCGAAACGAGCGCGCGGCGTCGCCTGCTCGCCTGGACCGTCGCCCTCGTGGCATGGAGCTTCGTCGCGCTGCCGATCGGCGCGGCGGGGCTTCCCTACGCCGTCGTCGCCGCGCTCGTCGGCGCGGGCTTCCTCGTCATCGCGGTGGACGGAGTGATCCGGGCGGTGGGCGGCGCGTGGGCGCGCCGCGCGATGCTCTACTCGCTCGTCTACCTCGTCGCGGTCGCGGCCGCGCTCGTCCTCGACGCACGCTGA